One Nicotiana tomentosiformis chromosome 4, ASM39032v3, whole genome shotgun sequence genomic window carries:
- the LOC104093652 gene encoding glycerol-3-phosphate acyltransferase 5-like, translating to MESIISEFEGILLKNPDPFSYFMLVAFEASGLIRFAILLMLWPVIRVLEICGKRNKGLKLMIFVATAGVKISEIEAVARAVLPKFYFDDINMDCWSIFSSFDKRIVVTKIPRIMVERFVKEHLKADYVIGSELVVNKSGLATGFIKDDFDLIKEKVTELFGGEQPSLGLGRPQSVVSSFLSQCKEQLNPPFMSSKNQDHQLIKPLPVIFHDGRLGKRPTPSTSLLILLWLPFGIIIATIRILVGLMLPLSLIPYLAPLFGGKVIVKGKPPPPASTTNSGVLFVCTHRTLLDPVVLSTVLQRKIPAVTYSISRLSEILSPIPTVRLTRIREVDAQKIKRQLEKGDLVVCPEGTTCREPFLLRFSALFAELTDRIVPVAMNYRVGFFHATTARGWKAMDPIFFFMNPRPVYEVTFLNQLPAEATCSSGKSPHDVANYVQRILAATLGFECTDFTRKDKYRVLAGNDGIVSQNYGTNGVKSLMNTFKQVVGTFNPFIH from the exons ATGGAGTCAATTATTTCTGAGTTTGAAGGAATTCTCTTAAAAAATCCAGATCCCTTTAGTTACTTCATGTTAGTGGCATTTGAAGCTTCTGGTCTTATAAGATTTGCTATTTTACTAATGTTATGGCCAGTAATTCGAGTTCTTGAAATTTGTGGGAAAAGAAATAAAGGGTTAAAGTTAATGATATTTGTAGCTACTGCAGGTGTAAAAATATCTGAAATTGAAGCTGTGGCTAGAGCTGTTTTACCTAAGTTTTATTTTGATGACATTAATATGGATTGTTGGAGTATTTTTAGCTCTTTTGATAAGAGAATTGTGGTGACAAAAATTCCAAGAATTATGGTTGAGAGATTTGTGAAAGAGCATTTGAAAGCTGATTATGTTATTGGGAGTGAACTTGTTGTTAATAAATCTGGTTTAGCTACTGGATTTATTAAGGATGATTTTGACTTGATTAAGGAAAAAGTTACTGAATTATTTGGTGGTGAACAACCTAGCTTAGGCCTTGGAAGGCCTCAATCAGttgtttcttcatttctttctcaatGCAAG GAACAATTAAATCCACCATTTATGAGCAGCAAAAATCAAGATCACCAACTTATCAAACCATTACCAGTAATTTTCCATGATGGTCGTTTAGGCAAACGTCCAACACCATCTACATCTCTTTTAATCCTTTTATGGCTTCCCTTTGGTATAATAATAGCAACAATACGTATTTTAGTAGGGTTAATGCTTCCATTATCCCTCATACCATATCTAGCTCCATTATTCGGTGGTAAAGTCATCGTCAAAGGCAAACCACCACCACCAGCCTCCACCACTAACTCGGGCGTGCTTTTCGTGTGCACTCATCGAACCCTACTGGATCCGGTTGTCCTCTCCACCGTACTTCAACGTAAAATTCCGGCCGTGACATACTCAATCTCTCGATTATCGGAGATTTTATCGCCGATACCGACCGTTCGATTGACAAGAATTCGGGAAGTAGATGCACAAAAAATCAAACGACAACTTGAGAAAGGAGATTTGGTTGTTTGCCCTGAAGGAACAACATGTAGGGAACCATTTTTATTAAGGTTTAGTGCACTTTTTGCAGAATTAACCGATCGGATTGTGCCAGTGGCTATGAATTATAGAGTAGGGTTTTTTCATGCAACAACGGCTAGGGGATGGAAAGCAATGGACCCAATTTTCTTCTTCATGAACCCTAGGCCAGTGTATGAG GTAACATTCTTGAATCAGCTACCAGCTGAAGCCACGTGTTCATCTGGGAAAAGTCCACATGATGTTGCAAATTATGTTCAGAGGATTTTAGCTGCAACATTAGGGTTTGAGTGTACAGACTTTACAAGAAAGGACAAATATAGGGTTCTTGCTGGAAATGATGGAATAGTTTCGCAAAATTATGGGACAAATGGAGTTAAAAGTTTAATGAACACGTTTAAGCAAGTGGTGGGCACTTTCAATCCTTTTATTCACTGA